The segment tctgcCTACAATATTATGTATCCGAAAAACACTAAAAAAggggatttttagtaattaaagaAAGAGTAGGGATAGGAAGTAATTTCTTTCTTATACTATGTGATTTgtctaatttttacttttttttatctccATAATTTGTATTTAACATAtcgataaatattaatttttttcaactagTTTCATTTAGATATTTGAACTACGATTTGTTTCAAGTAAATATTTGAAGTTCATATTATACATTATAGAttcaagttttgaaattttattgtgtttgttcttaagtttttattatttaaataagttaaatacataaaatttgtcATCTCTTTTAATTATACATATCATTGTCAATACGGAACAAATTAACATGAGATTTTAATACTTATTTATgctaattaaataattgaaaaagatgacatattttaaatagttaacTTATCTATGTAATTAGCATTTGATAACGTTCAcattttttcttagaaaatttAAACCGAAAGTGTTTAATCAACAATTATGAAAGACTTCACGTTTGTTCTAATGAAAATGAAGATTGGGGGTTCAAGGGGAAGTGGGTGTGttcaatatatgaatgaattttatttaaatctaaattaaaaatgtaacaaatcatattatcataataggtcacatattattttaaagagCAAAATTTGAATTCAGTTGTTTGAGGGGTATTCTTTAATCCAAAAATTAAAGGTTGAAATATTGTTTGATCTAAAAGTTCAAGGACGTTATTTATGAATCATTTTTCATACATTAGGGATACTATTGAGTATCGACTCTTTTTTGTcgtataaattaatttaagatCGTTATAAGAATTTTATAAACTTAGGTGGGATTCTCCgagtaattgttgttgttgttattattattatataaatttcataaaccTCAAATTCTAAATCGTTTTATACGTATGGTTACATCATAATATACTTTCTGATACAAATATTACTCAAAGTGGAGACTAGCAAGGCTTTTGTTTTAAGCCCCCAATAAATTGAGGCCTAAAAGTTTCATGTAGGGGGAAATTACGCGGTTAAgcaaatttatataatttaattactcatcacagctataatttgttatataacCACTCACAactaatattatacattaattatgtgagctgacgatatacatatacaattcaactCTCTCCAACTCCccgccctctctcgctcgcctctctcctccctctcccaatctcgcttgccatgtATACAAATCCATATGTTTCATATACAATTgcctaaccgatatacatatacaatttacatCTCTTCCACTCTCTggcctctctcgctcgcctctctcccctctctaccaatctcactcgcctctccCAATATCGGgcgtctctctcctccctcttccattctctcttgccatatatacaaatacatatgtataatatacaactATATAACTGATATACATATGCAATTCATCTTTGTCCCATTCTTTTCCctctctcgcctctcttctCTCCTACCCAGtctcgctcatctctctcttccatataacatgtagctacaaagtGTTATTATGAAACTATAGTTATGGAGATTAATTAACCTATTTTCGCGTGgttatatatgaaagttccTCTTTATAGTATTGATTAATCagtttatttttacttcaaAAAATATCTGCAAATCCAGGAGAAAAAAAAGtggaaaatatttattaaaaagaagaagaagaagaagaaagattgtttcttttttaatagaaaaaatattttaaaccttGAATTAAATTACTTAACTTCTCATATTATTTGATGAAGTTCCTTATGGAACAAAATCTAAGGTAATGTATTATATACACATGGCTAACTTATTAACTTGAAATAatcttaataatattattactatcagattatttttgttttgtaacctaaaaatagttttcattatcaaaatattaGGCAAAACATTGTAAGTACAGATTAAAAAATTGAGGTCTCACTAGTTTTAGActagtattttattttgaataaatacgTGAGATATTAAAatcattgttaaaaaaaataaaataacataaaatatattaatagaaAATCACAAAAAGTAAAAGTTTAATTCAAAAGCTCCATTATATGTTTGAATTTAATTTGAGAGAAAAAGAAACtaatgaaaaagttaaaaaagaataaaaaaatatgaaagatatttatTAGGATAGGATAGattttaataacttaaaatatttaaagggttgttgatggagatccatccattttcttatcacttCTAAGTGTTTCTAGACGGGGTAGATTTTTTATcgataattttgttgttcctataaatgttctttctatatattttgGCGTTTCTctagttgttattttattatcaattagttgtttagatatatttcttatccatagtaatattgtttttttatatctGTAACACGATCTAgatctaaaaaattatattgttcagttattggtttaggtgtccattttttatttaatctgcTATTCCATATTGTATTCATTCTATCTgattattcataattttctgTATAATATGTTGGTGGTGTCCATCTAGGACTAGTTCTAGGACTATCTCTGGGACTATTGTCTGGAGTTTTAACTCTTGATTACTGGGTCGACTCATATCTCctgtatttatttctaattttttgggcttatttatctgttctaaaatttctgtatatgtttcacttatatcacttatttctgagttgaaaaatattgattttaggtaaaaaataaataaatataattttgctTAAAGTAATTGAACACATAAAGTTGATggatattttcaaaataaaagacatatttatctttattgtttatttatcTTTCGATAACTATCCGAAATTTTGAATGATCAAATGTAGAGAAATTGTTAGTTAGGTCACTCATATTTTATctacaaatattaatatttattctttCAATCCACTTAAATATGGACAAATTTGATTAGTTAATAAAACTGACCTCATTTTTCTAATGCTAATTCCAATTAAtatcatatgaaaataaaatatttctgaGTACATCTTTTGTATTcgataaaagaaacaaattgcCTATTTGACTGCCGTTTGAtcaagttaatatttttttctactttttttcttacaaataaTTCTTATAATATTATTCGGCAATCATTAATTTTGTCCTAATTCACAGGACATGGTCTAGCTTAGCCAATGCAATGTGACAATATTACgatagtaaaattattttttatcgataataaacatatatattaataaaaatgttaaaacCTTTAATTGACGATAATAGTTGATCATCATTGAATTCAATGTTGTTTATAGGCTTTAAAGACATTTTGAAAAAGTGTTAAATTgtcgctaaaaatatatattcagccaaaattaaattattatcgttaattaattatctttaaaGATCATTTGTGATTACGTAGCGTGTCGTTACGCAGAGTCCTCattaatacattttaactttgtataatgttttttaaaaaatgtatcatgCCGGCCTTgatgtctatttttatttttataatcttaaatCTATGTATATTCTAGTTGACCGtttcaaaaaaatcatacaATATAGTTCTCCATTGTATAAATAGGTGCACACCTAAACACAAATATTGCTCAAGTCTTACTGTATAACttttaacaatcaaaaaaaACTCTGCGTCGAATATGGTGGATATTCAAGGCTACTTGATATTATTCCTTATTTGGCTATTTTCTACCTTATTTCTTAAATATGTTGTGTTTCGTAAACGGAACACATGTCACCTTCCACCAAGCCCATTTGGTTTACCGATCATCGGTCACTTACACCTCCTATCTCCTATTCCTCACCAAGCACTTCACAAGCTCTCGACTCGTTATGGGCCTTTAATTCATATAAATCTTGGATCCGTCCCTTGTCTAGTAGTTTCATCACCCGAAATGGCTAGACAAGTACTCAAAACACACGAAACTTCCTTTCTAAATCGACCACAAACATCAGTGATTGATTACTTAACTTATGGTTCACAAGACTTCTCATTTGCACCTTACGGTGTTTACTGGAAGTTCATGAAGAAAATATGCATGTCCGAGCTCCTTGGAGCTCGGACATTAGACATGCTTTTACCAGTAAGACGCGATGAAATAAAACGTTTCATTGAATTACTCTTACATAAGGCGGAGTCTAGTGAAGAGGTAGATGTTGAAGCTGAGCTACTAAGGGTTTCAAATAATGTTATTTCTAGAATGTTGATGAACGAAAGATGCTCGGAGGACAAAGATGAAGCCGGGAGTGTTAGGATGTTGGTTCAAGATATCACAGAACTTACTGGGAAATTTAATCTTTCGGATTATATTTGGTTTTGTAAGAACTTGGATTTGCAAGGGTTTGGAAAAAGAACTAAAGATGTACGTAAAAGGTTCGATGAAATAATGGAGAGGATTATCAACGAACATGAAGAAGCAAGAAGTAAGAGAAATAGTGAAAGTATAGTGATCAAAGATTTGCTTGATATTTTACTTGATATATCTGAGGATGATTGCGCGGAGATGAAATTGACAAGAGAGAACATCAAAGCGTTTATTCTGGTAAGTGAAAAATCTTACGAGAAAACGTTATAGTTAAAAGGAATAATGCCCAAGTACTCCCTcaactatgtctgaaatctcagagacacacttatactatactaaggtcctattacccctgaacttattttattaataattttctacccctttttggcctatgtgacactattttgtgggcccaatgctggttgattttcttttatcaagctagtgtcacgtaggccaaaaatgggtagaaaattacttataaaataagttcatgggataataggaccttagtatagtataaatgtgcctctgaaatttcgggcataggttgaggggtacttgtgtatAATCTCTAGTTAAAAACTATAGATTTTTGCAATATTTAAAATTAGAGACAAAATTCTATATTATACAGGACATATTTGCTGCTGGGACGGATACTGCAGCTATCACAGTAGAGTGGGCACTAGCAGAACTCATAAACCATCCAAACATTATGCAGAAAGCAGTTGAAGAAATCGATGGTTTAATAGGTAAAAATCGAATTGTGGAAGAATCTGATATCGTGAATCTCCCTTACCTTCAAGCTATCATCAAAGAAACTCTCAGATTACACCCAACGGGGCCTATGATCCTCAGAGAATCAACGGAAGATTGTTGCGTTGGAGGTTATCACATACCGAAGAACACTAGGTTGATAGTCAATACATGGGCGATTAACAGAGATCCCGAGTATTGGGAAAATCCACTTGAATTTATACCTGAGAGATTTTTGACTGAAGAAGAGGAGGGGAACACGAAATCCCAATTGGATGTGAGGGGACAACACTATCATTTTTTGCCATTTGGTACGGGGAGAAGAGGTTGTCCTGGAACGTCGTTAGCATTACAGGTAGTTCAAATAAGCCTTGCTTCGAtgatacaatgcttcgaatggaagGTTAGTGGTGGAGAGGTAAGTAAAGTCGATATGGAAGAGGCACCTGGCATTACCCTTCCTAGAGCTAATCCTTTGGTTTGTGTTCCAGTGACTAGGTTTAATCCATtcacatcaacatcaacatatgCTTAGATAACATTTTAACATCTTGTTTTTCTTATGTACCCAAAAAGCAAGACCCTATTGTTTTCggaaatatattaatataatgaaaaatatatcttaaaatgttcAATCAAGACTCTCAAAAAGCAAAATGTGACAAGTAAAAAGGAAACAGAAGTGAATTTAGTTCTAGACATTTTCCCTCGAACAATGATATAATTAAAGAGTACGATATCAAGGAAACAACATGTCGTTGGACCAATAATCGATTAACAAAAGCCATGTACATAGCAACAAAGAGCGTAAACTTTAGAATATAATGGCTGTCAACTGCGAATATATGAACAGAAGTTTGTGCAATTGAAGTATACCACATATACTTAGGCTTAAAAAAAAACAACGCAACGTTCTTTCGCAATACACACAATTACATTGACATGATAGTTGATAAACAAGGTATAAGAAATAATGAAACGACGATGGGTGATTGGACATTCTTTATCAGCTGCTGCCGCCCCCAAAGAGATAACCTAGAGAAGATCCACCACCAGGGGCTGCATGTACTTTGGTAGATGGCCGGTCCTATAACAAGCCAATAACCCTAGTTAAAACCACATAACTTTTCCATAACAAGGTCTATCTTATCAAAGAATTACTTCATTGTAATTCAATGATGAGAGTTGAGAAAGCAATTAGTTTTTCTAACACAAGAAGTTGTATCCTCAACGATTCCTTATCAATCACTAAAATCCCAATCCAACATAACGTAGAGATACGACACTTGAGTCTAACTCAACCCAGAAGCTAGCTCATGAGATGAGGATTGGTCAAGTCCAAACACAACCTTGGTTTTGTTATTACATCAATAGAATGCGCTTGCAGCTTATCAATGTGTCATAAGCCGAAAACATAGCAAATAGCAACGACACAAGATTCACACAGACCTCTATCGATAGATAATGTATCATTTGGTCGAAATGTGTTTCAACAAACTCATAACACAAAAGATGGTATATTTTGATTATCTTGTCCTCATTTCATCGTTGGAATCAACAAGTGGCAAGATGTAAATCCAATTATCCATCCACTATAACTTTGACGGATCAGATTGTCAACCACATTCATATGTTTAAATGGTTTGTGTTATGGCCCATTCATATGTTTTGACTCGAAGGGTTAAACCCAAACGGACTCCTCAATATATTGGGTCCAAAATGGGTCAAAGTAGTGTAACCTGCTGGGTTAACATACAACACGTACCAGCAGGTTACCCTTTCTGAAACTACATTGGAGAATTGGCTGGTCCGTGAAAGGAAATTTAAAATGGGTCTATGGACACAGATCGGTCgtaggaagaggacaaacaaaCAAAGCCATATTCAATAGTTCCACAAGAAAACAAACAGCATGAATCATACAATCTGTGCCCTCAATTTCTTGCCTTCAAATGCAACACACAATGCATTTAAGTTTattattaacttaaaataaatacgttaaataacaaaatttaagttcataaatgaataatattagAACGCAACATCATATGAGGTTGTATACATTCCTTCcaagacaaaagaaaacaaCAGCGATGGACATCAATGAATCGGTTCTGTACTCCACAACGATACTAATAATATCCACAAAAATATAGTTGCTAAAATAGAGCGTGTTCTGGCATTGTTAACAAATCCTCACCACCTTTGAAGTTTTGGCTAAACGCCTCAACTATGTGATATATGCACTTTCTTTAAGCACGTCTAGTTTCCCAAAAAATTGACCGAACAAGCTATTAATTACTAGAAAGTGGGGACTTGTGGAAATGTCTTAATTTCACCTTAGCTTAGCAACGAAAACCTCTCCAGCAAAGCATAGCAATGAATATTTCAAGCATTTCAGAGgacattataataattttgcaTAAGTACATACCGTGATAAAGTTTCCCGTGTTTTGACCATCTGCCCTGATACTTTGAATACCTGCTGGAATCTGCTTAGTAGCATCAGCAGGAGGAGAAGGAGCAGCAACAGGCTCTTTATTTATCGGCTGAGCTTCACTTTGAACAGCCTGGGGGTTCGTTTTAGTTGACGTTGGAGCCTCACCATCCCCAAACAAGTATCCTAATGAACTCTGTCCTCCTCCACTACTAACTCCACGACCCATATCGTTACTTCTTTCCCGTTAGATCCACAAATACCCTGAGTCAATCCAGATGATTAAAACGAAACATAAATATCAAGGATTACGTTGTGATTCTCAAAGAAGCAAAACACAAGGAGAACTAGTACATGCAAAGACCAATAAATATgtcaacgtcatatatatagaACTGATAAATATATCACAAAGAAAAACCATACGAGAAATTACAAAATGTAACAGCAACCATACAAAACTCAAACCGCCACGGTAATTACTGGCTTCGGAAGTTCACG is part of the Solanum lycopersicum chromosome 1, SLM_r2.1 genome and harbors:
- the LOC101264853 gene encoding cytochrome P450 93A2-like, with translation MVDIQGYLILFLIWLFSTLFLKYVVFRKRNTCHLPPSPFGLPIIGHLHLLSPIPHQALHKLSTRYGPLIHINLGSVPCLVVSSPEMARQVLKTHETSFLNRPQTSVIDYLTYGSQDFSFAPYGVYWKFMKKICMSELLGARTLDMLLPVRRDEIKRFIELLLHKAESSEEVDVEAELLRVSNNVISRMLMNERCSEDKDEAGSVRMLVQDITELTGKFNLSDYIWFCKNLDLQGFGKRTKDVRKRFDEIMERIINEHEEARSKRNSESIVIKDLLDILLDISEDDCAEMKLTRENIKAFILDIFAAGTDTAAITVEWALAELINHPNIMQKAVEEIDGLIGKNRIVEESDIVNLPYLQAIIKETLRLHPTGPMILRESTEDCCVGGYHIPKNTRLIVNTWAINRDPEYWENPLEFIPERFLTEEEEGNTKSQLDVRGQHYHFLPFGTGRRGCPGTSLALQVVQISLASMIQCFEWKVSGGEVSKVDMEEAPGITLPRANPLVCVPVTRFNPFTSTSTYA
- the LOC101258583 gene encoding protein SPIRAL1-like 1, translated to MGRGVSSGGGQSSLGYLFGDGEAPTSTKTNPQAVQSEAQPINKEPVAAPSPPADATKQIPAGIQSIRADGQNTGNFITDRPSTKVHAAPGGGSSLGYLFGGGSS